The Limanda limanda chromosome 13, fLimLim1.1, whole genome shotgun sequence genome has a window encoding:
- the LOC133017683 gene encoding 5'-AMP-activated protein kinase subunit gamma-1-like isoform X2, with protein MKRFGSLRRSKKRKEQDGLGGRNQSEASCLSASGLSTPPTTPTQVTSQPVFTPEAQPSGPSPERLEPSSRSRSHSTPVDTGQRLCLPSTKPPIPSSSPVPAYSTSHQVSGLFEGMLEKLELDGEAAEPESDIYMRFMKSHKCYDIVPTSSKLVVFDTALQVKKAFFALVANGVRAAPLWDTEKQSFVGMLTITDFIIILHRYYKSPMVQIYELEEHKLETWREVYLQATFKPLVNISPDASLFDAVYTLIKNKIHRLPVIDPVTGNALYILTHKRILKFLQLFMCEMPKPAFMKQTLGELGIGTYHQIAFIHPDTPIIKALNIFVERRVSALPVVDDSGKVVDIYSKFDVINLAAEKAYNNLDITVTQALKHRSQYFEGVMKCHKMETLETIVDRIVKAEVHRLVVVDERSSIEGIVSLSDILQALVLSPADACKEENLTVYEGGSVSRSGDVVEVNKTVFEKVCARAKPV; from the exons ATGAAGAGGTTTGGCAGCCTGAGGAGGAGCAAGAAGCGCAAGGAGCAAGATGGGTTAGGAGGGAGGAATCAGTCCGAGGCGTCTTGTCTGTCTG CCTCTGGACTCTccacaccccccaccaccccgaCCCAGGTGACCAGCCAGCCTGTGTTCACCCCGGAGGCCCAGCCGAGCGGACCCAGCCCCGAGCGCCTGGAGCCGAGCTCCAGATCCCGGTCCCACTCCACACCTGTGGACACCGGACAGCGCCTCTGCCTCCCCTCCACCAAACCACCGATCCCTTCCTCCAGCCCTGTGCCAGCGTACTCTACCTCACATCAA GTGTCCGGGTTATTCGAAGGCATGCTGGAGAAACTTGAACTAGATGGTGAAG ctGCTGAACCCGAGAGTGATATTTACATGCGCTTTATGAAATCCCACAAGTGCTACGACATTGTCCCCACGAGCTCCAAGCTGGTGGTTTTTGACACCGCGCTGCAG GTTAAGAAAGCGTTCTTCGCCTTGGTAGCAAACGGCGTGCGAGCTGCCCCGCTATGGGACACAGAGAAGCAAAGCTTTGTGG GAATGCTGACCATCACAGATTTCATCATCATACTACACAGATACTATAAGTCACCGATG gtgcAAATTTATGAATTGGAGGAACACAAGCTGGAGACGTGGAGAG AGGTTTACCTCCAAGCAACGTTCAAACCTCTGGTCAACATATCGCCTGATGCAAG CCTTTTCGATGCGGTCTACACCCTCATCAAAAACAAGATTCACCGCCTGCCTGTCATCGACCCCGTCACGGGAAACGCACTTTATATTCTCACACACAAGAGGATCCTCAAGTTCCTCCAGCTCTTT ATGTGTGAAATGCCGAAGCCAGCTTTCATGAAGCAGACTCTCGGGGAGCTCGGCATCGGCACGTACCACCAAATTGCGTTTATCCACCCGGACACGCCCATCATCAAAGCACTCAACATCTTCGTGGAGAGACGAGTGTCTGCTTTGCCGGTGGTGGATGATTCTG GCAAAGTTGTGGATATTTACTCCAAGTTTGATGTGATT AACTTGGCTGCTGAGAAGGCGTACAACAACCTGGACATCACAGTGACGCAGGCTCTGAAACATCGCTCTCAGTACTTCGAAGGAGTCATGAAGTGCCACAAAATGGAGACATTGGAGACCATTGTGGACAGAATAGTCAAAGCTGAA GTGCATCggttggtggtggtggacgAGCGCTCCAGCATCGAGGGCATCGTCTCCCTGTCGGACATCCTCCAGGCTCTGGTGCTCAGCCCCGCAG ATGCCTGTAAGGAGGAGAACCTGACCGTGTACGAGGGAGGAAGCGTCAGCAGGAGCGGAGACGTGGTGGAAGTAAATAAGACTGTATTTGAGAAAGTGTGCGCCAGAGCGAAGCCGGTCTGA
- the LOC133017683 gene encoding 5'-AMP-activated protein kinase subunit gamma-1-like isoform X1 has product MGSTVMESSKQSAKKTQKKRRSLRINMPDFGAFTSPQVETSRSTKSGAQTAERLIRSASPNSGVSARSPAGSPLPPCPQSAPVQLKMGSGSPKTIFPYPSHQSSSPKSPRRLSFSGIFRSSSGSTPSSIKIFSRTRRASGLSTPPTTPTQVTSQPVFTPEAQPSGPSPERLEPSSRSRSHSTPVDTGQRLCLPSTKPPIPSSSPVPAYSTSHQVSGLFEGMLEKLELDGEAAEPESDIYMRFMKSHKCYDIVPTSSKLVVFDTALQVKKAFFALVANGVRAAPLWDTEKQSFVGMLTITDFIIILHRYYKSPMVQIYELEEHKLETWREVYLQATFKPLVNISPDASLFDAVYTLIKNKIHRLPVIDPVTGNALYILTHKRILKFLQLFMCEMPKPAFMKQTLGELGIGTYHQIAFIHPDTPIIKALNIFVERRVSALPVVDDSGKVVDIYSKFDVINLAAEKAYNNLDITVTQALKHRSQYFEGVMKCHKMETLETIVDRIVKAEVHRLVVVDERSSIEGIVSLSDILQALVLSPADACKEENLTVYEGGSVSRSGDVVEVNKTVFEKVCARAKPV; this is encoded by the exons GCAGAGCGTCTCATCCGCTCAGCGAGCCCCAACTCAGGAGTGTCTGCCAGGAGCCCGGCCGGCTCCCCGCTGCCACCATGCCCTCAGTCTGCTCCAGTGCAGTTGAAGATGGGCTCCGGTTCGCCCAAAACCATCTTCCCTTACCCCTCCCACCAGAGCTCCTCACCCAAGTCCCCCCGCCGCTTAAGCTTCAGTGGTATCTTCCGCTCGTCATCCGGCTCGACCCCTTCGAGCATCAAGATCTTCTCTAGAACCAGAAGAG CCTCTGGACTCTccacaccccccaccaccccgaCCCAGGTGACCAGCCAGCCTGTGTTCACCCCGGAGGCCCAGCCGAGCGGACCCAGCCCCGAGCGCCTGGAGCCGAGCTCCAGATCCCGGTCCCACTCCACACCTGTGGACACCGGACAGCGCCTCTGCCTCCCCTCCACCAAACCACCGATCCCTTCCTCCAGCCCTGTGCCAGCGTACTCTACCTCACATCAA GTGTCCGGGTTATTCGAAGGCATGCTGGAGAAACTTGAACTAGATGGTGAAG ctGCTGAACCCGAGAGTGATATTTACATGCGCTTTATGAAATCCCACAAGTGCTACGACATTGTCCCCACGAGCTCCAAGCTGGTGGTTTTTGACACCGCGCTGCAG GTTAAGAAAGCGTTCTTCGCCTTGGTAGCAAACGGCGTGCGAGCTGCCCCGCTATGGGACACAGAGAAGCAAAGCTTTGTGG GAATGCTGACCATCACAGATTTCATCATCATACTACACAGATACTATAAGTCACCGATG gtgcAAATTTATGAATTGGAGGAACACAAGCTGGAGACGTGGAGAG AGGTTTACCTCCAAGCAACGTTCAAACCTCTGGTCAACATATCGCCTGATGCAAG CCTTTTCGATGCGGTCTACACCCTCATCAAAAACAAGATTCACCGCCTGCCTGTCATCGACCCCGTCACGGGAAACGCACTTTATATTCTCACACACAAGAGGATCCTCAAGTTCCTCCAGCTCTTT ATGTGTGAAATGCCGAAGCCAGCTTTCATGAAGCAGACTCTCGGGGAGCTCGGCATCGGCACGTACCACCAAATTGCGTTTATCCACCCGGACACGCCCATCATCAAAGCACTCAACATCTTCGTGGAGAGACGAGTGTCTGCTTTGCCGGTGGTGGATGATTCTG GCAAAGTTGTGGATATTTACTCCAAGTTTGATGTGATT AACTTGGCTGCTGAGAAGGCGTACAACAACCTGGACATCACAGTGACGCAGGCTCTGAAACATCGCTCTCAGTACTTCGAAGGAGTCATGAAGTGCCACAAAATGGAGACATTGGAGACCATTGTGGACAGAATAGTCAAAGCTGAA GTGCATCggttggtggtggtggacgAGCGCTCCAGCATCGAGGGCATCGTCTCCCTGTCGGACATCCTCCAGGCTCTGGTGCTCAGCCCCGCAG ATGCCTGTAAGGAGGAGAACCTGACCGTGTACGAGGGAGGAAGCGTCAGCAGGAGCGGAGACGTGGTGGAAGTAAATAAGACTGTATTTGAGAAAGTGTGCGCCAGAGCGAAGCCGGTCTGA